The following are encoded together in the Montipora capricornis isolate CH-2021 chromosome 5, ASM3666992v2, whole genome shotgun sequence genome:
- the LOC138049982 gene encoding nucleotide triphosphate diphosphatase NUDT15-like, with product MAHDRDRSKIGVGVGVFVTSPDHPNCVVLGKRKGSSGNGQYALPGGHLEFGEGWSECAIRETLEETGLKIKNVSFATVVNAMVIEEDYHYITIFMKGEIDINYLREPQNLEPEKCEGWNWYDWELETFPYPLFEPLRIAREQGYQLFDSVEHGHRNSTLFNVCSN from the exons ATGGCGCACGACCGCGATAGAAGCAAGATTGGAGTAGGGGTCGGGGTGTTTGTAACGTCTCCAGATCACCCTAACTGTGTTGTACTTGGGAAAAGAAAAGGATCCTCAGGAAATGGGCAATATGCTCTCCCAGGAGGACACTTGGAGTTCGG TGAGGGGTGGTCTGAATGTGCCATACGAGAGACACTAGAGGAAACTGgccttaaaatcaagaatgTCTCTTTTGCAACAGTTGTAAATGCAATGGTCATTGAAGAAGATTACCATTACATAACAATTTTCATGAAAGGCGAGATTGATATCAACTATTTACGAGAGCCACAGAACTTGGAACCTGAGAAGTGCGAAG GCTGGAACTGGTATGACTGGGAGTTAGAGACATTTCCATACCCACTCTTTGAGCCTCTAAGAATAGCAAGAGAACAGGGATACCAACTATTTGACAGTGTTGAACATGGCCACCGAAACTCAACATTGTTCAATGTATGTTCTAACTGA
- the LOC138049981 gene encoding frataxin, mitochondrial-like, with the protein MAALYQFQFPYQRGDGALSKMFKLRGVHVIALRLFEFNFFAHCIRLIPLQRRRSYRSLHFRKPLIYQGGILSSRKYCVVSTLDDVSYNNIADETLDAISELFEDLGEIPSTPKDYDVQLSSGVLTVNLGAGRGTYVINKQSPNKQIWLSSPRSGPKRYDFTNGAWMYSHDGVSLHSLLSSEISNILGHTVDFTALSHGKLADDKFIDS; encoded by the exons ATGGCCGCGCTTTATCAGTTCCAGTTCCCTTACCAGCGCGGTGATGGCGCCTTGTCAAAAATGTTCAAGTTGCGAGGGGTTCATGTCATTGCCCTTAGACTATTCGagttcaatttttttgcacATTGTATTAGGTTAATTCCACTTCAAAGAAGAAGATCGTATAGAAGTTTGCATTTCAGAAAACCTCTG ATATATCAAGGTGGAATTCTATCGTCAAGGAAATATTGCGTTGTCAG CACGTTGGATGATGTGTCATACAACAATATTGCAGACGAAACCCTTGATGCTATTTCAGAGTTGTTTGAAGACCTTGGAGAAATCCCGTCAACCCCCAAAGACTACGACGTTCAATTGAGT AGTGGAGTTCTTACAGTTAACTTGGGAG ctggACGGGGCACTTATGTAATCAACAAGCAAAGTCCCAACAAGCAAATATGGTTGTCATCTCCCAGAAG TGGCCCAAAGAGATATGACTTTACAAATGGTGCATGGATGTACAGTCATGATGGCGTCAGCTTGCACAGTCTTCTTTCATCAGAGATTTCAAATATACTTGGTCACACAGTAGACTTTACAGCTTTGTCACATGGTAAATTGGCAGATGATAAATTCATTGACAGTTGA